The Streptomyces sp. NBC_01275 genome has a segment encoding these proteins:
- a CDS encoding C40 family peptidase, translating into MGTRAAGTRPPALATAALTSVALLSQTANAAPSGDGAPSLEEVEKKVDDLYRRAESTTENHNAAKEKTTKQRRRADGLLDDVAQRTQKLNETREQQGSFAAAQYRTGVSAPDTATFLPADTPQHYVDQTQPSLEALTDTQSDLKAAKSTVQKKLGDARVLLSQLATQEKARLAAIEQQKQEEAARQAAELAQRQAAELAQRQAAAEQAAAQRESADSTSAGAGVSTGAGTGTGTGTGTGTGTGTSTGTPAPAPAPADSSYTTKAEKALAFARAQIGKPYVWGATGPDSYDCSGLTQAAWKAAGVTLPRTAYDQANAGAGISLTDAQPGDLVFFYDDVSQVGVYIGNGMMIHAPKPGGYVREESIYYDGESGIHSVVRPA; encoded by the coding sequence ATGGGCACGCGCGCAGCAGGCACCCGTCCCCCCGCTCTCGCCACTGCCGCCCTCACCTCCGTCGCCCTGCTCTCCCAGACGGCGAACGCCGCCCCCTCCGGCGACGGCGCGCCGAGTCTGGAGGAGGTCGAGAAGAAGGTCGACGACCTCTACCGTCGGGCGGAGTCGACGACCGAGAACCACAACGCCGCCAAGGAGAAGACGACCAAGCAGCGCCGGCGCGCCGACGGCCTCCTCGACGACGTCGCGCAGCGCACCCAGAAACTCAACGAGACACGGGAGCAGCAGGGTTCCTTCGCCGCCGCCCAGTACCGCACCGGCGTCTCCGCGCCCGACACGGCGACCTTCCTGCCCGCGGACACCCCGCAGCACTACGTCGACCAGACCCAGCCGAGCCTCGAGGCGCTGACCGACACGCAGAGCGACCTCAAGGCTGCCAAGTCCACCGTCCAGAAGAAGCTCGGCGACGCGCGCGTGCTGCTGTCCCAGCTGGCGACCCAGGAGAAGGCGCGGCTCGCGGCGATCGAGCAGCAGAAACAGGAGGAGGCCGCACGCCAGGCGGCGGAGCTGGCGCAGCGGCAGGCGGCGGAGCTGGCGCAGCGGCAGGCGGCGGCGGAACAGGCCGCCGCGCAGCGGGAGAGCGCCGACTCGACGAGCGCGGGCGCGGGCGTGAGCACGGGCGCTGGCACTGGCACTGGCACTGGCACTGGCACTGGCACTGGCACTGGCACGAGTACGGGCACGCCCGCCCCTGCCCCCGCCCCCGCCGACTCCTCGTACACCACCAAGGCCGAGAAGGCGCTCGCCTTCGCCCGCGCGCAGATCGGCAAGCCGTACGTGTGGGGCGCGACCGGACCCGACTCCTACGACTGCTCCGGGCTCACCCAGGCCGCCTGGAAGGCCGCGGGCGTCACCCTCCCGCGCACCGCCTACGACCAGGCCAACGCCGGCGCCGGCATCTCTCTCACCGACGCGCAACCCGGTGACCTGGTCTTCTTCTACGACGACGTCAGCCAGGTCGGCGTCTACATCGGCAACGGCATGATGATCCACGCCCCGAAGCCCGGCGGCTACGTCCGCGAGGAGTCGATCTACTACGACGGCGAGTCGGGCATCCACAGCGTGGTGCGGCCGGCCTGA